From the genome of Nitratiruptor sp. YY08-10, one region includes:
- a CDS encoding ABC transporter substrate-binding protein — protein sequence MLKKIVVFMALLVIGANAAQLEKIVIAGPSANVSHPIFHMIESGALKKYAKKIEFRLWKNPDQLRAMIINKEVDFVAVPTNVASILYNKKQPIQLLNVSIWGILHILVRDKNINTLEKLKGKSLLVPWRGDMPDIVLKAIMKQKKLSSKDIHLIYVSNPMDAASQLIMRRQDNALLPEPATSMVLRKTHSFPVNIIAPELYRGIDLQKEWAKAFKTEPKIPQAGMAVVGKMRENKKIVEAFEKAYIEAMQWYKSHPKEAGKLVVKYVKMFTPEAVADSISHVKMEVVKAKEAKKDIEFFFEKLKEQSPKIIGGKLPDEEFYY from the coding sequence ATGTTGAAAAAAATTGTTGTATTTATGGCTTTGTTGGTTATAGGTGCCAATGCGGCTCAACTTGAAAAAATTGTTATAGCAGGACCATCTGCAAATGTTTCACATCCAATCTTTCATATGATTGAAAGCGGTGCATTGAAAAAGTATGCAAAAAAGATTGAGTTTCGCCTTTGGAAAAACCCTGATCAGCTAAGAGCGATGATTATTAATAAAGAGGTAGATTTTGTAGCAGTGCCAACGAACGTGGCTTCAATTTTGTATAACAAAAAGCAGCCAATTCAGCTCTTAAATGTTTCCATTTGGGGGATTTTGCATATTTTAGTTAGAGATAAAAATATAAATACCCTTGAGAAGCTAAAAGGAAAATCGCTTCTTGTTCCTTGGCGAGGCGATATGCCGGATATTGTTCTTAAAGCTATTATGAAACAAAAGAAATTAAGTTCTAAAGATATCCATCTTATCTATGTATCCAATCCAATGGATGCAGCTAGCCAGCTTATTATGAGACGACAAGACAATGCCCTCTTGCCAGAGCCTGCAACATCGATGGTGCTTAGAAAAACTCATTCTTTCCCAGTGAATATCATCGCTCCTGAACTTTACAGGGGTATTGATTTGCAAAAAGAGTGGGCAAAAGCTTTTAAAACAGAACCTAAAATCCCGCAGGCCGGTATGGCAGTTGTAGGAAAAATGAGAGAAAACAAAAAAATCGTTGAAGCTTTCGAAAAAGCCTACATTGAAGCTATGCAGTGGTATAAAAGCCATCCAAAAGAGGCAGGAAAACTTGTTGTGAAATATGTAAAAATGTTTACGCCAGAAGCTGTGGCAGACTCCATTAGCCATGTAAAAATGGAAGTTGTTAAAGCAAAAGAAGCAAAAAAAGATATTGAATTTTTCTTTGAAAAACTAAAAGAGCAAAGTCCAAAAATCATAGGTGGAAAACTTCCTGATGAGGAGTTTTACTACTGA
- a CDS encoding transporter, with product MKRQSLILASIVFLSHTTFAQVIPGLNSKGGGMVVPEGKLKIGMKHIYFQRKNMFDGTHEVQNKEKLNATANITLLGLRYGIIKNGDIRLIIPYKQVKATAQLGTNDVAIDNGGVSDIAIIGKYVLLPMRQYGYQVAVEAGVKLPTGKTDKGFKKAPPFAQNIATPLPTQPGTGGAEYKLGLGFSKLLDSTWRVDAHTMYTYRPKAKNDYDFGNEITFDIGTTKAITKNLNIGIEYNFKYNSKTNMGNDTNPILRSKLPFKAFSGSAGYITPQIEFLPFDKPKLHIGVGISFLAHYNLKEYQPLEKRRVVFRIGYLF from the coding sequence ATGAAGAGACAAAGTTTGATCTTGGCATCTATTGTATTCTTGTCACACACTACATTTGCCCAAGTCATTCCCGGGCTCAACTCAAAAGGTGGGGGTATGGTTGTTCCGGAAGGCAAACTTAAAATAGGTATGAAGCATATCTACTTTCAACGAAAAAATATGTTTGATGGCACCCATGAAGTACAAAACAAAGAAAAGCTCAATGCTACAGCAAATATAACACTTTTGGGATTGCGTTATGGAATCATCAAAAATGGTGACATCCGTTTAATAATTCCCTATAAACAGGTTAAAGCCACTGCACAACTTGGAACCAATGATGTCGCCATTGATAACGGCGGAGTTAGCGATATAGCAATCATTGGAAAATATGTTTTGTTGCCAATGAGACAATATGGCTATCAAGTAGCTGTTGAAGCAGGAGTGAAACTGCCTACAGGAAAAACAGACAAAGGATTCAAAAAGGCTCCTCCTTTTGCACAAAATATCGCTACTCCATTGCCAACACAGCCTGGAACAGGTGGAGCCGAATATAAATTAGGATTAGGTTTTTCAAAATTGCTTGATTCTACCTGGCGAGTGGATGCTCATACTATGTACACTTATCGCCCAAAAGCAAAAAATGATTACGATTTTGGGAATGAAATCACTTTTGATATAGGAACAACAAAAGCGATTACAAAAAATTTAAATATAGGAATTGAATACAATTTCAAATACAACTCAAAAACTAATATGGGCAACGATACAAATCCAATTCTTCGTTCAAAACTTCCTTTTAAAGCATTTAGCGGAAGTGCTGGATATATTACTCCTCAAATTGAATTTTTACCATTTGACAAACCAAAACTTCATATAGGAGTCGGTATAAGTTTTTTAGCGCACTATAATCTCAAAGAGTACCAACCGCTTGAGAAAAGACGAGTGGTATTTCGAATTGGATATCTATTTTGA